Proteins from one Cyprinus carpio isolate SPL01 unplaced genomic scaffold, ASM1834038v1 S000006795, whole genome shotgun sequence genomic window:
- the LOC109113393 gene encoding insulin-like growth factor-binding protein 1: MNILLLNFFWAAAFSALLSAPGLRASPVVGQEPIRCAPCSPERLAECPAVDASCEEVLKETGCGCCLACALKRGDSCGIYTAPCGSGLRCLPKPGEARPLHATLTRGHGVCTETPEPDQNQSDNTPDLPESHNGPTAVNEGGSTVFVPGHGKPFDPRVITAKESMKAKGNAIRKKLVELGPCHIELQTALEKITKSQQKLGDKMTRFYLPNCDKHGHYKVKQCESSLDGQRGKC; this comes from the exons ATGAACATACTGCTTCTGAACTTTTTCTGGGCGGCAGCATTCAGCGCACTCCTGTCAGCGCCGGGGCTCCGGGCTTCTCCAGTGGTTGGACAGGAACCTATCCGCTGCGCCCCGTGCTCCCCGGAGCGGCTGGCTGAGTGTCCTGCGGTGGATGCCAGCTGTGAGGAGGTGCTTAAAGAGACGGGCTGCGGCTGCTGCCTCGCCTGCGCACTGAAGAGAGGCGACTCCTGCGGGATCTACACTGCGCCCTGCGGCTCGGGGCTCCGCTGCTTGCCCAAACCTGGAGAAGCCCGGCCCCTGCATGCCACGCTCACCCGAGGACACGGGGTGTGCACTGAGACCCCCGAGCCTGACCAGAACCAAAGCGACAACACGCCAG ATCTCCCGGAGTCACACAACGGGCCAACAGCAGTGAACGAAGGCGGCTCAACGGTGTTCGTGCCCGGCCACGGCAAGCCCTTCGACCCGCGGGTCATCACTGCTAAAGAGAGCATGAAGGCCAAAGGCAACGCAATACGCAAGAAACTCGTAGAACTG GGTCCTTGTCATATTGAACTGCAGACAGCCCTTGAAAAGATCACTAAATCACAGCAGAAACTGGGAGACAAAATGACCAGGTTCTACCTTCCAAACTGTGACAAACATGGTCACTACAAAGTCAAACAG TGTGAATCATCTCTGGATGGCCAGAGGGGGAAGTGTTGA